One genomic window of Sardina pilchardus chromosome 15, fSarPil1.1, whole genome shotgun sequence includes the following:
- the LOC134101697 gene encoding glypican-1-like, translating into MGNGLASQINNPEVDVDITKPDMSVRQQIMQLKITTSRLLTALSGQDVDFQDNSDDISGSGSGLCLGQACVHSRVLVSRGNRPRYYAPENKRVKGTANQGLPCHGLLLLSLASVALLRR; encoded by the exons ATGGGCAACGGCCTGGCCAGCCAGATCAACAACCCCGAGGTGGACGTGGACATCACCAAGCCAGACATGAGCGTCCGGCAGCAGATCATGCAGCTGAAGATCACCACCAGCCGACTGCTCACCGCCCTTAGTGGACAGGACGTGGACTTCCAGGACAACA GTGATGACATCAGCGGCTCAGGAAGTGGCCTGTGTTTAGGCCAGGCCTGTGTCCACTCTCGGGTGCTGGTCTCCAGGGGCAACCGGCCCAGGTACTACGCCCCTGAGAACAAGAGAGTGAAAGGAACAGCCAATCAGGGCCTTCCGTGTCACGGCCTCCTCTTGCTCTCATTGGCCAGCGTGGCGCTGCTCAGGCGGTAA
- the LOC134102041 gene encoding ankyrin repeat and MYND domain-containing protein 1-like, protein MSSSVSHLHVPFPIGYIYSTEPDSGRNGFGVQQWPDGSRYEGEFKNDLKHGVGVYSWPNGEIYKGSFYKDYRHGKGTYTWPDGSKFSGKFYLNRKEGYGVQLLPDSSFFKGLYHADERFGPGVLTYADGRLDAGLWHRCRLLSLCTTLKDAFSLRSLPDFQSHQSRVRTGSRLQGDPQTLHPEPPKSSTVCKDPLVFSPEEMLKDERFILPPDTLRYATDPDHLPLPPRLRRQLDELFFSSSRPEVPAHTQVYTHTYGNTSCLPLQERMQEHINRHRFEVEDVDWDVAAVLSMRREVFGPKGPLELGSERLIKEAARGDPQTVYHILRDGKIHPDVGDAQGHTPLLAATVNCHDEVINMLLDSGANVNKLNAEGMSALAVCHVLYYPASSLHTTVAELTLHRDSPLSLTGSMPKSPQADEQEDGAGKNTTSPVPQKTVSPDQSHSANEEAAAPGATQADQGEAPPLSSPVMGEVSEGEGLMNKSLKVQSEYSENEGLGNEQREEPEQEASDSEGHPREETKQETSDIERLQGEESKQETSDIERLQGEESKQETSDIEEPQRAELKQETSDTEGLQGEESKQETSDIEGPQGKESKQQTSDIEEPKGEGSKQETSDIEGPQGEESKQETSDIEEPQGEESKLETSNIEGPQGEESKQQTSYIEKPQGEESIDKGSDGEKCVKFTVNEASEKEGPLSEASERKELINESETGEPLTEKSATIGLGEEPALSNGGTAGGHVTFGPHSPEQRVASDSVASLASFQIAVSREALDQAAEALCHSGLLPAEGTQETVHKIALAKTQRSERWATLRLLLSRGADPNAARVPMPVLFLAIKAEHTHAVQLLLEAGARTDICLPPELNGLYPLHVAAGLPGDEGPRITELLLHAVADPDVQAQDTHVLFELDKNTPDPQGGSGPRAGGVSGVPPQGPGTASADRGRTPLHIACQRHQDHQNAKDAVCVLLSHKASTSLLWSGHSPLSLAIASGNDPAVDVLLASGADPNLPLSCRVGSALCANANIAYDSGTHSCNRILLLEKLIKAGADILMPILIGEGRRCVMGTAVDYAYCSFNQDWRIAHTPYHALNPRERETLNVRRQLLSIMGELLRKAATRNQQTTLEMQTLGSSDRCASTVMYTGAHASEENTSSGSIRKQGGFKYCYQCGRSVGVVLVACSRCHEVFYCSKTCKMKAWNDRHKEECVRVQGQDHSDPSDTLENVPQREITGVTKKASVKIPEQPSLITQMQEHFKQKMITEKRNKKRKALAQKWADKRHASGDQSKGRRTGANKGPRGLSKQPPKTPTYAPTENYSYI, encoded by the exons ATGTCCAGCTCAGTCAGTCATCTACATGTGCCGTTTCCGATCGGTTACATCTACAGTACTGAGCCGGACAGTGGTAGAAACGGGTTTGGTGTCCAACAGTGGCCAGATGGGTCGAGATACGAGGGAGAGTTTAAGAATGACTTGAAACACGGAGTGGGTGTTTACTCTTGGCCTAATGGAGAG ATCTATAAAGGTTCCTTCTACAAAGACTATCGCCATGGTAAGGGCACCTATACCTGGCCTGACGGCTCCAAATTCTCTGGGAAATTTTATTTGAATCGGAAAGAGGGTTATGGCGTCCAGCTCTTACCAGACAGCTCATTCTTCAAG GGGCTCTATCACGCAGACGAGCGTTTCGGACCAGGTGTGCTCACCTATGCGGATGGCCGGCTGGACGCAGGGCTTTGGCATCGCTGTCGGCTGCTCAGCCTCTGCACCACGCTGAAGGACGCCTTCAGCCTCAGGTCCCTCCCAGACTTCCAGTCCCATCAGAGTCGGGTGCGGACGGGCAGTAGACTCCAGGGGGACCCCCAGACCCTGCATCCAGAGCCCCCCAAATCATCCACAGTGTGCAAGGACCCGCTGGTGTTCTCGCCAGAGGAGATGCTGAAGGACGAGCGCTTCATTCTGCCCCCCGACACACTCCGCTACGCCACTGACCCCGAccacctgcccctgcccccaCGCCTCAGGAGGCAGCTGGATGAGCTcttcttcagcagcagcaggccggaggttcccgcacacacacaggtgtacactcacacatatgggAATACCAGCTGTCTGCCACTACAGGAACGCATGCAGGAGCACATCAACAGACACag GTTTGAAGTGGAAGATGTTGACTGGGACGTAGCGGCAGTCTTGTCCATGCGCAGAGAGGTGTTTGGCCCTAAGGGGCCCCTGGAGCTGGGCTCGGAGCGGCTCATTAAGGAGGCGGCGCGGGGGGATCCCCAGACTGTTTACCACATTCTCAGGGACGGAAAGATCCACCCTGATGTGGGGGACGCACAAGGCCACACTCCTCTTCTTGCTGCTACG GTGAACTGCCATGATGAGGTGATCAACATGCTCCTGGACAGCGGTGCCAACGTGAACAAGCTGAACGCAGAGGGCATGTCGGCGCTGGCCGTGTGCCACGTGCTCTACTACCCCGCCAGCTCACTCCACACCACCGTGGCGGAGCTCACGCTCCACAGAGACTCGCCTCTCTCACTTACC GGGTCAATGCCAAAGTCTCCACAAGCTGATGAGCAAGAAGATGGGGCTGGTAAAAACACAACCAGCCCTGTCCCTCAGAAGACTGTGTCACCTGATCAGAGTCATTCAGCCAATGAGGAGGCAGCAGCCCCAGGGGCCACACAGGCTGACCAGGGTGAAGCTCCACCCCTCAGTTCACCAGTAATGGGGGAGGTATCAGAAGGGGAGGGACTTATGAATAAGAGTCTCAAAGTTCAGAGCGAATATTCAGAAAATGAGGGACTTGGGAATGAGCAGAGGGAAGAGCCTGAACAGGAAGCGTCTGACTCTGAGGGACATCCGAGGGAGGAGACTAAACAGGAAACATCTGACATTGAGAGACTCCAAGGGGAGGAGTCTAAACAGGAAACATCTGACATTGAGAGACTCCAAGGGGAGGAGTCTAAACAGGAAACATCTGACATTGAGGAGCCTCAGAGGGCAGAGCTTAAACAGGAAACATCTGACACTGAGGGACTCCAAGGGGAGGAGTCTAAACAGGAAACATCTGACATTGAGGGGCCTCAAGGGAAGGAGTCTAAACAGCAAACATCTGACATTGAGGAACCTAAAGGGGAGGGGTCTAAACAGGAAACATCTGACATTGAGGGGCCTCAAGGGGAGGAGTCTAAACAGGAAACATCTGACATTGAGGAACCTCAAGGGGAGGAGTCTAAACTAGAAACATCTAACATTGAGGGGCCTCAAGGGGAGGAGTCTAAACAGCAAACATCTTACATTGAGAAACCTCAAGGGGAGGAGTCTATAGATAAGGGGTCTGATGGGGAGAAGTGTGTAAAATTTACTGTAAATGAAGCATCAGAGAAAGAGGGGCCTCTAAGTGAAGCATCGGAGAGGAAGGAGCTTATAAATGAGTCAGAGACAGGGGAGCCCCTGACTGAAAAGTCCGCCACGATTGGTTTGGGCGAGGAGCCAGCACTGTCCAATGGAGGCACTGCAGGCGGTCATGTGACCTTTGGCCCTCACAGCCCTGAGCAGCGTGTGGCCAGTGACTCTGTGGCATCACTGGCCAGCTTCCAGATTGCCGTATCAAGGGAGGCGCTGGACCAGGCTGCAGAGGCCCTGTGCCATTCAGGGCTGCTGCCAGCAGAGGGCACTCAGGAGACCGTCCACAAGATTGCCCTCGCCAAAACGCA GCGCAGTGAGCGGTGGGCCACTctgcggctgctgctgtccAGGGGGGCGGATCCCAACGCCGCGCGGGTGCCCATGCCCGTCCTCTTCCTGGCCATCaaggcagagcacacacacgccgtgcagctgctgctggaggcagGAGCACGCACAGACATCTGCCTGCCccctgag CTGAATGGTCTGTATCCGCTGCATGTGGCAGCTGGTCTCCCGGGAGACGAGGGTCCGCGGATCActgagctgctgctgcatgCCGTAGCGGACCCTGACGTCCAGGCCCAGGACACACACGTGCTCTTTGAGCTGGACAAG AACACGCCTGATCCCCAGGGAGGATCTGGGCCCAGAGCTGGTGGCGTGTCTGGGGTGCCACCTCAGGGCCCGGGCACTGCCAGTGCAGACAGGGGACGCACGCCGCTCCACATCGCATGCCAGAGGCACCAGGACCACCAG aatgccaaagatgcagtgtgtgttctgctgtctCATAAAGCCAGCACTAGTCTGCTGTGGAGTGgacactctcccctctccctggcCATCGCCAGCGGCAACGATCCG GCCGTAGATGTGCTGCTGGCATCAGGGGCCGACCCCAACCTTCCTCTGTCCTGCAGGGTGGGCAGTGCCCTCTGTGCCAACGCCAACATCGCCTATGACTCTGGGACTCACTCCTGCAACAGAATCCtactg tTGGAGAAGCTGATAAAAGCAGGTGCGGACATCCTGATGCCCATCTTGATTGGCGAGGGGCGGAGATGCGTGATGGGCACAGCTGTTGATTATGCCTACTGCTCATTCAACCag gactGGCGTATAGCCCATACTCCATACCACGCACTCAACCCACGGGAGCGCGAGACCCTGAACGTGCGCAGGCAGCTGCTGAGCATCATGGGAGAACTGCTGAGGAAGGCAGCGACCAGGAACCAACAGACCACTCTGGAGATGCAGACTCTGGGCagcagtg ATCGTTGTGCATCAACAGTTATGTACACCGGAGCTCACGCATCAGAGGAGAACACCAGCTCAGGATCGatcag gaAGCAGGGGGGGTTTAAGTACTGCTACCAGTGTGGTCGCTCCGTGGGTGTGGTGCTGGTGGCCTGCAGCCGCTGCCATGAGGTGTTCTACTGCAGCAAGACCTGCAAGATGAAGGCCTGGAACGACCGGCACAAGGAAGAGTGTGTGCGGGTGCAAG GTCAAGATCACAGTGACCCTAGCGACACACTGGAGAATGTCCCCCAGAGAGAAATCACAGGCGTCACTAAGA AGGCTTCAGTGAAGATCCCAGAGCAGCCGTCCCTCATCACCCAGATGCAGGAACACTTCAAGCAGAAGATGATCACGgagaagagaaacaaaaaaCGGAAGG CGCTGGCTCAGAAGTGGGCCGATAAACGGCACGCCTCAGGGGACCAGTCCAAGGGCCGGAGAACGGGAGCCAATAAGGGTCCGCGCGGCCTGTCCAAGCAGCCTCCAAAGACCCCCACGTACGCCCCCACAGAGAACTACAGCTACATTTAA
- the ncbp2 gene encoding nuclear cap-binding protein subunit 2 isoform X1, translating into MAAKLNALYSDSYVDISQYRDQHFKGNRVEQEKLLRQSNTLYVGNLSFYTTEEQVYELFAKSGDVKRIIIGLDKVKKTACGFCFVEYYARIDAENAMRFINGTRLDDRIIRTDWDAGFKEGRQFGRGKSGGQVRDEYRQDYDPARGGYGKIAQLHKGPEGRQTF; encoded by the exons ATGGCTGCGAAGTTAAACGCACTGTATAGCGACTCCTATGTTGACATAAGCCAATATAGAGACCAGCATTTCAAG GGTAATCGAGTGGAACAGGAGAAGCTACTGCGCCAGAGCAACACCCTCTATGTTGGGAACCTGTCTTTCTACACCACAGAGGAACAGGTTTACGAACTCTTCGCCAAAAGTGGCGATGTCAAGAGAATCATTATTGGACTTGACAAGGTGAAGAAAACCGCCTGCGGCTTCTGTTTTGTGGA ATACTACGCCCGCATAGATGCAGAAAACGCCATGAGGTTTATTAACGGCACACGTCTGGACGACCGCATCATCCGTACGGACTGGGACGCCGGGTTCAAGGAGGGCCGCCAGTTCGGTCGAGGGAAGTCTGGTGGTCAG GTCAGAGATGAATATAGACAAGATTATGATCCGGCCCGGGGTGGATACGGGAAGATAGCTCAGCTGCACAAGGGTCCAGAGGGACGCCAGACTTTTTAA
- the ncbp2 gene encoding nuclear cap-binding protein subunit 2 isoform X2 → MAAKLNALYSDSYVDISQYRDQHFKGNRVEQEKLLRQSNTLYVGNLSFYTTEEQVYELFAKSGDVKRIIIGLDKVKKTACGFCFVEYYARIDAENAMRFINGTRLDDRIIRTDWDAGFKEGRQFGRGKSGGQVRDEYRQDYDPARGGYGKVIHK, encoded by the exons ATGGCTGCGAAGTTAAACGCACTGTATAGCGACTCCTATGTTGACATAAGCCAATATAGAGACCAGCATTTCAAG GGTAATCGAGTGGAACAGGAGAAGCTACTGCGCCAGAGCAACACCCTCTATGTTGGGAACCTGTCTTTCTACACCACAGAGGAACAGGTTTACGAACTCTTCGCCAAAAGTGGCGATGTCAAGAGAATCATTATTGGACTTGACAAGGTGAAGAAAACCGCCTGCGGCTTCTGTTTTGTGGA ATACTACGCCCGCATAGATGCAGAAAACGCCATGAGGTTTATTAACGGCACACGTCTGGACGACCGCATCATCCGTACGGACTGGGACGCCGGGTTCAAGGAGGGCCGCCAGTTCGGTCGAGGGAAGTCTGGTGGTCAG GTCAGAGATGAATACAGACAAGACTATGACCCGGCCCGCGGGGGCTATGGAAAGGTCATTCATAAATGA